Proteins encoded within one genomic window of Kibdelosporangium phytohabitans:
- a CDS encoding threonine aldolase family protein: protein MAIHGDLRSVSLATTSKHRPAHVLDLLRSRVGDEESRADAVPRLERRVADLLGKPAAAFFPTGTMAQQVAMRIHADRRTTRTIAFHPQCHLEVHEHKGYEIVHGLSGLPVGDYHSLITLADLDAIRQPVAALVLELPQREIGGLLPAWDELLAQIDWTREHGVASHMDGARLWEAQPFYGRAHAEIAALFDSVYVSLYKGLMGISGALLAGDTAFIEHARVWRDRLGGATLGAWPLAVAGERGLDELLPRMPEFLVRARTLAGMLGGIPGVQVVPEPPQTPLFHVHLAARPDRVLEHAKLLADKAGLRVFGQVRRSANPMTCSFEITVTEQFDDVTDVEVRDFVGEVMLAAG from the coding sequence ATGGCGATCCATGGCGACCTCCGTTCCGTGTCCCTTGCCACCACCAGCAAGCACCGCCCGGCGCACGTGCTCGACCTGCTGCGGTCGCGGGTCGGCGACGAGGAGTCCAGAGCCGACGCTGTGCCGAGACTGGAACGCCGTGTCGCCGACCTGCTGGGCAAGCCCGCAGCCGCCTTCTTCCCGACCGGCACGATGGCGCAGCAGGTCGCCATGCGCATCCACGCCGACCGCCGCACCACCCGCACGATCGCGTTCCACCCGCAGTGCCACCTGGAAGTACACGAGCACAAGGGGTACGAGATCGTGCACGGTCTGTCCGGCCTGCCGGTCGGCGACTACCACTCGTTGATCACGCTGGCGGACCTCGACGCCATCAGGCAGCCGGTCGCGGCTCTGGTGCTGGAGTTGCCGCAGCGGGAGATCGGCGGCTTGCTGCCCGCGTGGGACGAGCTGCTCGCGCAGATCGACTGGACCCGCGAGCACGGCGTCGCGTCCCATATGGACGGTGCGCGGCTGTGGGAGGCGCAGCCGTTCTACGGCAGGGCGCACGCGGAGATCGCCGCGCTGTTCGACAGCGTCTACGTGTCCCTCTACAAAGGACTTATGGGGATCTCCGGCGCGTTGCTTGCCGGTGACACCGCGTTCATCGAGCACGCCAGGGTCTGGCGCGACCGGCTGGGCGGCGCCACCCTCGGCGCGTGGCCGTTGGCCGTCGCCGGGGAACGCGGCCTTGACGAACTACTGCCGAGGATGCCGGAGTTCCTGGTCAGGGCACGGACCCTGGCCGGGATGCTCGGTGGCATCCCCGGTGTCCAGGTGGTGCCGGAGCCGCCGCAGACGCCGCTGTTCCACGTCCACCTCGCCGCCCGGCCCGATCGGGTGCTCGAGCACGCCAAGCTGCTCGCCGACAAGGCCGGGTTGCGGGTGTTCGGTCAGGTGCGGCGCTCCGCCAACCCGATGACCTGCAGTTTCGAGATCACCGTCACCGAGCAGTTCGACGACGTCACCGACGTGGAGGTCCGTGATTTCGTCGGCGAGGTGATGCTCGCGGCCGGCTAG
- a CDS encoding class I SAM-dependent methyltransferase translates to MPSPNIWHWPDLYEIENNAQDVDGAIWRVLAQRCDWTGLDVLDLGCGDGFHLPRFAATARGVVGVEPHQPLVRRARQRVADLTSVDVMVGAAQRLPLPDASVDLVHARTAYFFGPGCEPGLAEADRVLRPGGVLAIVDLDGRSAPYGEWLRADLPKYDPGGIERFFADAGFDSADVVATWRFDDREHLEAVLRIEFSAPVARRAIAAVTGLSFPVGYRVRTRRKPTGLVLNGG, encoded by the coding sequence GTGCCGAGCCCGAATATCTGGCACTGGCCGGATCTCTACGAGATCGAGAACAACGCTCAGGACGTGGACGGTGCGATCTGGCGGGTCCTCGCGCAACGGTGTGATTGGACCGGCCTCGACGTGCTCGATCTCGGCTGCGGCGACGGATTCCACCTGCCGCGGTTCGCCGCGACCGCGCGCGGGGTGGTCGGCGTCGAACCGCACCAGCCGTTGGTGCGGCGCGCCAGGCAACGGGTCGCGGACCTGACATCGGTTGATGTGATGGTCGGTGCGGCCCAACGACTTCCGTTGCCCGACGCGAGCGTCGACCTGGTGCACGCGAGGACCGCGTACTTCTTCGGACCCGGCTGCGAACCCGGTCTGGCTGAGGCCGACCGGGTGCTGCGGCCGGGCGGCGTGCTGGCGATCGTCGACCTCGACGGCCGCAGTGCGCCGTACGGCGAGTGGTTGCGCGCCGATCTTCCCAAGTACGACCCGGGCGGGATCGAGCGGTTCTTCGCCGACGCCGGGTTCGACAGCGCGGACGTCGTTGCCACGTGGCGGTTCGATGATCGCGAACACCTGGAAGCCGTGCTGCGGATCGAGTTCTCCGCGCCGGTCGCCCGCAGGGCGATCGCGGCCGTGACCGGGCTGAGCTTTCCGGTCGGCTACCGGGTGCGCACGCGTCGTAAACCGACTGGTCTAGTCCTGAACGGCGGGTAA
- a CDS encoding VOC family protein, whose product MRFGTPCWIDLATTDPKASRDFYGGLFGWQYRANPTGDYLTALADDVPAAGLYRVPDAPQTPAWTLYLAVSDTRTTADRIVRLGGQVRMPPQEFDGQGSLMVASDPTGATIGFWQTSAPWPFATGTKGEFGWAELNTWDGDTADKFFVDLFGYQLEQIGDGEEFDYTTWTLPGDSEPVAGRMRFGADFPHSTQPHWMIYFEVDPALGTDEATVSAVRLGGRLLSEPADSPFGRLSVVEDPCGAAFTLIDTSNRSTPHQPSEDELGAAYEDPYDD is encoded by the coding sequence ATGCGATTCGGCACACCCTGTTGGATCGATCTCGCCACCACCGACCCGAAAGCCAGCAGGGACTTCTACGGCGGCCTCTTCGGCTGGCAATATCGGGCAAATCCGACAGGCGACTACCTCACCGCGCTCGCCGACGACGTACCGGCAGCCGGTCTCTACCGCGTTCCGGATGCGCCACAGACACCGGCGTGGACGCTGTACCTGGCAGTTTCCGACACCAGGACAACCGCTGACCGAATTGTCCGATTAGGCGGACAGGTTCGGATGCCACCCCAGGAATTCGACGGCCAGGGCAGCCTGATGGTGGCGAGCGATCCGACCGGAGCGACGATCGGATTCTGGCAGACCTCGGCGCCGTGGCCGTTCGCGACCGGCACCAAGGGCGAATTCGGCTGGGCCGAGCTGAACACGTGGGACGGCGACACCGCCGACAAGTTCTTCGTCGACCTGTTCGGCTACCAACTGGAACAGATCGGTGACGGAGAGGAGTTCGACTACACCACGTGGACACTGCCCGGCGACAGCGAACCGGTGGCGGGCCGGATGCGTTTCGGCGCGGACTTCCCGCACAGCACCCAGCCGCACTGGATGATCTACTTCGAAGTGGACCCGGCACTGGGCACGGACGAGGCGACCGTGTCGGCTGTCCGGCTGGGCGGCCGGCTGCTGTCCGAACCCGCCGACTCCCCGTTCGGGCGGCTGTCGGTGGTCGAGGATCCTTGCGGGGCGGCGTTCACGTTGATCGACACCTCGAACCGGAGCACGCCCCACCAGCCTTCGGAAGACGAACTCGGTGCGGCTTATGAGGATCCGTACGACGATTGA
- a CDS encoding phosphatidate cytidylyltransferase gives MGSTAGTETGEPAGDETPKKSRAGRNLPAAIGVGLLLGAAVIVSLVTVKEIFVGVVAAAVAVATYELSTALKRSAGIQVAFWPVFVGGQAMVWLAWPFERSGVVSAFVVTILACLLWRFRGGTENYLRDISASVFTAAYVPMFASFAAMLVVPEDGVARVLCFLIAVVASDTGGYAAGVLFGKHPMAPTISPKKSWEGFSGSMLAGVVGGALSLSLMLDAQWWQGALFGAAIVLTATLGDLVESLIKRDLGIKDMGNLLPGHGGLMDRMDSLLPSAVVSWLLLRLFVPS, from the coding sequence ATGGGCAGCACTGCCGGCACCGAGACGGGCGAGCCGGCCGGGGACGAAACACCGAAGAAGTCCCGGGCCGGTCGCAACCTACCCGCCGCCATCGGGGTCGGGCTGCTGCTCGGCGCCGCGGTCATCGTTTCGCTGGTGACCGTCAAAGAGATCTTCGTCGGCGTCGTCGCGGCCGCGGTTGCCGTGGCGACGTACGAGTTGTCGACCGCGCTCAAGCGCAGCGCGGGTATCCAGGTCGCGTTCTGGCCGGTGTTCGTGGGTGGCCAGGCCATGGTGTGGCTGGCGTGGCCGTTCGAACGCAGCGGAGTCGTGTCCGCCTTCGTGGTGACGATCCTGGCGTGCCTGCTGTGGCGCTTCAGGGGAGGCACCGAGAACTACCTGCGTGACATCTCCGCGTCGGTGTTCACCGCCGCGTACGTACCGATGTTCGCCTCGTTCGCGGCGATGCTCGTGGTACCGGAGGACGGCGTCGCGCGCGTGCTGTGCTTCCTGATCGCGGTGGTCGCCTCCGACACAGGCGGTTACGCGGCGGGCGTGCTGTTCGGCAAGCACCCGATGGCTCCGACGATCAGTCCGAAGAAGTCGTGGGAAGGCTTCTCGGGTTCGATGCTCGCCGGGGTGGTCGGTGGCGCGCTGTCACTGAGCCTGATGCTGGACGCGCAGTGGTGGCAGGGTGCGCTGTTCGGCGCGGCGATCGTGCTGACGGCGACGCTCGGCGACCTGGTGGAGTCGCTGATCAAGCGTGACCTCGGCATCAAGGACATGGGCAATCTGCTGCCGGGGCACGGCGGTCTGATGGACAGGATGGACTCGCTGCTGCCGTCGGCGGTCGTGTCCTGGTTGCTGCTGCGCCTGTTCGTGCCGAGCTAG
- the frr gene encoding ribosome recycling factor, whose amino-acid sequence MIDETLLDAEEKMEKAVTHAKDDLAAVRTGRATPTMFSRIVVEYYGSPTPLNQLAGISIPEARMAVVKPYDVSQLNAIEKAIRDSDLGVNPSNDGQIIRIVIPQLSEERRREMVKQAKGKGEDAKVAIRNIRRKANEELHRIAKDGEAGEDDVARAEKELQNVTDRYVAQVDELVKHKEAELLEV is encoded by the coding sequence GTGATCGACGAGACACTTCTCGACGCCGAGGAGAAGATGGAAAAGGCGGTGACGCACGCCAAGGACGATCTGGCAGCGGTGCGCACCGGCCGCGCCACCCCGACCATGTTCTCCCGCATCGTCGTCGAATACTACGGTTCACCCACGCCGTTGAACCAGCTCGCTGGCATCAGCATCCCCGAGGCGCGGATGGCCGTCGTCAAGCCGTACGACGTCAGCCAGCTGAACGCGATCGAGAAGGCGATCAGGGACTCGGACCTCGGGGTGAACCCGAGCAACGACGGCCAGATCATCCGCATCGTCATCCCGCAGCTGTCGGAGGAACGGCGCCGCGAGATGGTCAAGCAGGCCAAGGGCAAGGGCGAGGACGCCAAGGTGGCGATCCGCAACATCCGCCGCAAGGCCAACGAGGAGCTGCACCGCATCGCCAAGGACGGTGAAGCCGGTGAGGACGACGTCGCACGCGCCGAGAAGGAGCTGCAGAACGTCACGGACCGCTATGTCGCACAGGTCGACGAGCTGGTCAAGCACAAAGAGGCAGAACTGCTCGAGGTCTAG
- the pyrH gene encoding UMP kinase — translation MTEAAKPFRRVLLKLGGEMFGGGAVGVDPDVVQTVARQIAEVVRAGTQVAIVIGGGNFFRGAELQQRGMDRARADYMAMLGTVMNCLALQDFLEQAEGVETRVQTAITMSQVAEAYIPRRAIRHLEKGRVVIFGGGTGMPYFSTDTTAAQRALEIGCEVVLMAKAVDGVYTADPKTNPDATMFDHISHREVLERGLQVADTTAFSLCMDNNMPIVVFNLLTEGNIARAVRGERIGTLVSTPASTVPV, via the coding sequence GTGACCGAAGCCGCCAAACCGTTCCGGAGAGTGCTGCTGAAGCTCGGTGGTGAGATGTTCGGCGGTGGTGCCGTCGGCGTCGACCCCGATGTCGTGCAAACAGTGGCCCGGCAGATCGCCGAGGTGGTCAGGGCGGGCACCCAGGTCGCGATCGTGATCGGCGGTGGGAACTTCTTCCGCGGCGCCGAACTGCAGCAGCGGGGCATGGACCGGGCGCGCGCCGACTACATGGCGATGCTCGGCACCGTGATGAACTGCCTTGCCCTGCAGGACTTCCTCGAGCAGGCGGAGGGCGTCGAGACGAGGGTGCAGACGGCGATCACGATGAGCCAGGTCGCCGAGGCGTACATCCCGCGCCGCGCGATCCGGCACCTCGAGAAGGGCCGCGTGGTCATCTTCGGTGGCGGTACCGGCATGCCGTACTTCTCCACCGACACCACGGCCGCGCAGCGCGCCCTGGAGATCGGCTGCGAGGTCGTGCTGATGGCCAAGGCCGTCGACGGGGTCTACACGGCCGACCCGAAGACCAACCCGGACGCGACCATGTTCGACCACATCTCGCACCGCGAGGTCCTCGAGCGGGGCCTGCAGGTGGCCGACACGACCGCGTTCAGCCTCTGCATGGACAACAACATGCCGATCGTGGTTTTCAACCTGCTGACCGAGGGCAACATCGCCCGCGCCGTGCGTGGTGAGAGGATCGGCACGCTGGTGAGCACCCCCGCGAGTACGGTTCCGGTTTAA
- the tsf gene encoding translation elongation factor Ts, which translates to MANYTAADVARLRKLTGAGMMDCKKALEESGGDFDKAVEFLRIKGAKDVGKRAERATANGLVVADGGVMVELRCETDFVAKNTEFQELANSILAVAKATNPADVEVLKTADLGGQSVADAVQALSAKIGEKLELAKVVVLDGPVAVYLHKRSADLPPAVGVLVEYTGDNAEAARGAAMQVAALKAKWVTRDEVPEDLVANERRIAEETAREEGKPDAALPKIVEGRVNGFFKDVVLLDQPSVTDSKKTVKALLDEAGVTVTRFARFEVGQA; encoded by the coding sequence ATGGCGAACTACACCGCCGCGGACGTCGCGCGGCTGCGTAAGCTCACCGGCGCCGGAATGATGGACTGCAAGAAGGCCCTCGAGGAGTCCGGCGGCGACTTCGACAAGGCCGTCGAGTTCCTGCGCATCAAGGGTGCGAAGGACGTCGGCAAGCGCGCCGAGCGCGCCACCGCGAACGGACTGGTCGTCGCGGACGGCGGCGTGATGGTCGAGCTGCGCTGCGAGACCGACTTCGTCGCGAAGAACACCGAGTTCCAGGAGCTGGCCAACAGCATCCTGGCGGTCGCCAAGGCCACCAACCCGGCTGACGTCGAGGTGCTCAAGACCGCCGACCTCGGCGGCCAGAGCGTCGCCGACGCCGTGCAGGCCCTGTCGGCCAAGATCGGCGAGAAGCTGGAGCTGGCCAAGGTCGTCGTGCTCGACGGCCCGGTCGCCGTCTACCTGCACAAGCGCTCCGCCGACCTGCCGCCCGCCGTCGGCGTGCTCGTCGAGTACACGGGCGACAACGCGGAGGCCGCTCGCGGTGCCGCGATGCAGGTCGCCGCGCTGAAGGCCAAGTGGGTCACCCGTGACGAGGTGCCCGAGGACCTGGTCGCCAACGAGCGCCGGATCGCCGAGGAGACCGCGCGCGAGGAGGGCAAGCCGGATGCGGCGCTGCCCAAGATCGTCGAGGGTCGCGTGAACGGCTTCTTCAAGGACGTCGTGCTGCTCGACCAGCCGTCGGTCACCGACTCGAAGAAGACCGTCAAGGCCCTGCTCGACGAGGCAGGCGTGACGGTCACCCGCTTCGCCCGCTTCGAGGTCGGCCAGGCCTGA
- the rpsB gene encoding 30S ribosomal protein S2 — protein sequence MAVVTMRQLLDSGVHFGHQTRRWNPKMKRFIFTERNGIYIIDLQQTLTYIDRAYEFVKETVAHGGSILFVGTKKQAQEAIAEQALRVGMPFVNQRWLGGMLTNFSTVHKRLQRLKELESMEQTGGFQGLTKKEILMLTREKDKLERTLGGIRDMSKVPSAVWIVDTKKEHIAVGEARKLNIPVVAILDTNCDPDEVDYPIPGNDDAIRSAALLTRVVAEAAAAGLIARSGRNGAATEGEDKPEPGAAAEPLPEWERDLLVSATADAGEAPAQTES from the coding sequence ATGGCCGTCGTCACCATGAGGCAGTTGCTCGATTCCGGCGTGCACTTCGGGCACCAGACCCGCCGCTGGAACCCGAAGATGAAGCGCTTCATCTTCACCGAGCGCAACGGCATCTACATCATCGACCTGCAGCAGACGCTGACCTACATCGACCGCGCGTACGAGTTCGTCAAGGAGACGGTCGCGCACGGCGGTTCGATCCTGTTCGTCGGCACCAAGAAGCAGGCACAGGAAGCGATCGCGGAGCAGGCGCTGCGTGTCGGCATGCCCTTCGTGAACCAGCGTTGGCTCGGCGGCATGCTGACCAACTTCTCCACCGTGCACAAGCGCCTCCAGCGGCTCAAGGAACTGGAGTCGATGGAGCAGACCGGCGGCTTCCAGGGTCTCACCAAGAAGGAGATCCTGATGCTGACCCGTGAGAAGGACAAGCTGGAGCGCACCCTCGGCGGTATCCGCGACATGTCCAAGGTGCCGAGCGCCGTCTGGATCGTGGACACCAAGAAGGAGCACATCGCCGTCGGCGAGGCCCGCAAGCTCAACATCCCGGTCGTGGCCATCCTGGACACGAACTGCGACCCGGACGAGGTCGACTACCCGATCCCGGGCAACGACGACGCCATCCGGTCCGCCGCGCTGCTGACCCGCGTCGTCGCCGAGGCCGCCGCCGCGGGCCTGATCGCGCGGTCCGGCCGCAACGGCGCCGCCACCGAGGGCGAGGACAAGCCGGAGCCGGGTGCGGCCGCCGAGCCGCTGCCCGAGTGGGAGCGCGACCTGCTGGTCAGCGCGACCGCCGACGCCGGTGAAGCCCCGGCCCAGACCGAATCCTGA
- a CDS encoding M23 family metallopeptidase: MNPSPQLSALVMTLMIAAPAAAAAPQRLGNRPHFSWPLPKPHELVRPFIPPLTPYGPGHRGIDIAGWTDRPVLAAGDGRVIHAGPVVNRPLVSLEHPGGLRTTYEPVAPSVTRHQRVHRGDVIGHLMAGHCPTACLHWGAHRAGTYVDPRRLLSSGQVRLLPSPPITLS, encoded by the coding sequence ATGAACCCATCCCCCCAGCTCAGCGCCCTCGTCATGACGTTGATGATCGCCGCGCCCGCAGCGGCGGCAGCCCCGCAGCGCCTGGGAAACCGGCCACATTTTTCCTGGCCGCTACCCAAGCCCCACGAGCTCGTCCGCCCCTTCATCCCACCGCTCACGCCCTACGGACCGGGCCACCGCGGGATCGACATCGCGGGCTGGACCGATCGCCCGGTCCTGGCGGCGGGCGACGGCCGCGTGATCCACGCGGGGCCAGTCGTCAACCGGCCACTGGTCTCCCTGGAACACCCAGGCGGCCTGCGGACAACCTACGAACCGGTCGCCCCATCGGTCACGCGTCACCAGCGTGTCCACCGCGGCGACGTCATCGGCCACCTCATGGCAGGCCACTGCCCCACAGCCTGCCTGCACTGGGGCGCCCACAGAGCCGGGACGTACGTCGATCCCCGACGCCTCCTGTCCAGCGGACAGGTCCGCCTCCTACCGTCACCACCGATCACGCTCAGCTAG
- a CDS encoding TetR/AcrR family transcriptional regulator, whose protein sequence is MSERRTQILRAAVRVIAQDGVRGLRIEKLAAAAGVSTALIYYHFKDRSGILHAALEHINRRAENYTEPAQATNGDPLAELEQMLLLELQDIDEVRENSVAWGELRASAVFNHDLRKALQTTTRAWNTDIEDLVGQAKAVGGVAADVDPALAAEHLTALVEGLSERWHSGSISLHRARQVLTQVIAGYRARTT, encoded by the coding sequence GTGTCCGAGCGTCGAACCCAGATACTGCGAGCCGCTGTCCGCGTCATAGCCCAGGACGGGGTCCGCGGCCTGCGCATCGAGAAACTCGCCGCGGCGGCAGGCGTGTCCACCGCGTTGATCTACTACCACTTCAAGGACCGGTCAGGGATCCTGCACGCCGCCCTGGAGCACATCAACCGGCGTGCCGAGAACTACACGGAACCGGCGCAGGCCACGAACGGCGACCCGCTCGCCGAACTCGAGCAGATGCTGCTGCTCGAACTCCAGGACATCGACGAAGTCCGGGAGAACAGCGTCGCGTGGGGCGAACTCCGGGCCAGCGCCGTGTTCAACCACGACTTACGCAAGGCGCTGCAGACGACCACCCGGGCATGGAACACCGACATCGAGGACCTGGTCGGCCAGGCCAAAGCCGTGGGCGGCGTCGCCGCCGACGTGGATCCCGCCCTCGCGGCCGAACACCTCACGGCCCTGGTCGAAGGCCTCAGTGAACGCTGGCACAGCGGTTCCATCAGCCTTCACCGTGCCCGCCAAGTTCTGACCCAGGTCATCGCCGGCTACCGAGCCCGCACCACCTGA
- a CDS encoding FliA/WhiG family RNA polymerase sigma factor, translating to MAVPEPESEPAKPGSNGRAKTPYGIGQPNGVLPGDHRTADDVEAGIVALWTEYGKERDQPLRDRLVLHYAPLVKYVAGRVGTGLPAHVDVGDLIQSGIFGLVDAIEKFEPERGLKFETYAMQRIRGAILDDLRQQDWVPRSVRGRAREVERALERLGAKLQRQPTDLELATELDISVKDLHELYAQLQLTSVVALDELVAAGRGTASLAETLPDEGAEDPVATLVDLDNRRQLAGAIEQLAERDRIVVTLYYFENLTLAEIGKVLGVTESRVCQLHTRAVLRLRAKLVEQSDA from the coding sequence GTGGCCGTACCCGAGCCCGAATCCGAGCCCGCGAAGCCGGGTAGCAACGGACGCGCCAAGACTCCGTACGGCATCGGCCAGCCCAACGGTGTCCTGCCTGGTGACCACCGCACTGCCGACGACGTCGAAGCCGGCATCGTCGCGCTGTGGACCGAGTACGGCAAAGAACGTGACCAGCCGCTGCGCGACCGGCTCGTGCTGCACTACGCGCCGCTGGTCAAGTACGTCGCGGGCCGTGTCGGCACCGGCCTGCCCGCGCACGTCGACGTCGGCGACCTGATCCAGTCCGGCATCTTCGGGCTGGTCGACGCGATCGAGAAGTTCGAGCCCGAGCGCGGCCTGAAGTTCGAGACCTACGCGATGCAGCGCATCCGCGGTGCGATCCTCGACGACCTGCGTCAACAGGACTGGGTCCCGCGTTCGGTGCGCGGCAGGGCGCGTGAGGTGGAACGTGCGCTGGAGCGCCTCGGCGCCAAGCTGCAGCGCCAGCCGACAGACCTGGAGCTCGCCACCGAGCTCGACATCAGCGTGAAGGACCTGCACGAGCTGTACGCCCAACTGCAGCTGACCAGCGTCGTCGCGCTCGACGAACTCGTCGCTGCGGGCCGCGGCACGGCGTCGCTCGCCGAGACCCTGCCGGACGAGGGCGCCGAAGACCCGGTGGCGACCCTGGTCGACCTGGACAACCGCAGGCAGCTGGCCGGCGCGATCGAGCAGCTCGCCGAGCGCGACCGGATCGTGGTCACCCTGTACTACTTCGAGAACCTGACGCTCGCGGAGATCGGCAAGGTCCTCGGCGTGACCGAGTCCCGCGTCTGCCAGCTGCACACCCGTGCGGTGCTGCGGCTGCGTGCCAAGCTGGTCGAGCAGTCCGACGCCTGA
- a CDS encoding tyrosine recombinase XerC, which translates to MSSTARRRVDLLKVRTELPPPDQLTVDAYERHLRAERGLSPHTVRAYVGDVVSLLGYVRGLDVIGSGTPPAQGDLDLAGIRAWLAAQRSAGTGRTTLARRSAAARTFSAWAHRRGHLESDPGARLVAPRPHRALPSVLRQDQADDLMRASQSGAAERNAVAMRDHVIVELLYATGIRVSELCGLDVGDVDMDLRVVRVIGKGDKERTVPFGAPAQRAVQDWLAEGRPELASAHSPPALLIGVRGGRLQPSSVRRIVHDALKAVPGAPDLGPHGLRHTAATHLLEGGADLRSVQELLGHATLATTQLYTHVTVERLRAVHDQAHPRS; encoded by the coding sequence GTGTCGTCGACTGCCCGCCGCCGGGTCGACCTGCTGAAGGTTCGAACGGAACTGCCGCCGCCCGATCAGTTGACGGTGGACGCCTACGAACGCCATCTCAGAGCCGAGCGCGGACTGTCCCCGCACACCGTCCGCGCGTACGTGGGCGATGTGGTCTCCCTGCTCGGATACGTCCGCGGGCTCGACGTCATCGGCTCCGGAACGCCTCCCGCGCAAGGAGATCTCGATCTGGCGGGTATCCGTGCGTGGCTGGCGGCGCAGCGCTCGGCCGGCACCGGCCGGACGACGCTGGCACGGCGTTCGGCCGCTGCCCGGACGTTCTCGGCGTGGGCACACCGACGGGGCCATCTGGAGTCGGACCCGGGCGCGCGGCTCGTCGCACCGCGCCCGCACCGCGCCCTTCCGTCGGTGTTGCGCCAGGACCAGGCCGACGACCTGATGCGGGCTTCGCAATCCGGCGCGGCCGAACGGAATGCCGTCGCGATGCGGGATCACGTGATCGTCGAGCTGTTGTACGCCACCGGGATCCGGGTTTCCGAGCTGTGTGGTCTCGACGTCGGCGACGTGGACATGGACCTGCGTGTGGTGCGTGTGATCGGCAAGGGCGACAAGGAAAGAACCGTCCCCTTCGGGGCGCCCGCACAACGCGCGGTGCAGGACTGGCTGGCGGAAGGGCGTCCGGAGCTTGCCTCCGCTCATTCACCGCCCGCCCTGCTGATCGGTGTCCGCGGTGGACGGCTGCAACCGAGCAGCGTGCGGCGGATCGTGCACGACGCCCTCAAAGCTGTTCCCGGGGCCCCCGACCTGGGCCCGCACGGGCTGCGTCACACTGCGGCGACCCATCTGCTCGAAGGCGGGGCGGATCTCCGCAGTGTGCAGGAACTGCTAGGGCACGCCACCTTGGCGACGACACAGTTGTATACACACGTGACTGTCGAACGGTTGCGTGCCGTACACGATCAGGCTCATCCCAGGTCGTAG
- a CDS encoding S8 family serine peptidase: MTSPQDAGLTGRYLVLLEDDAVAAGARAMSRVAGLRMASTADFAGAAAPSVFGEADGLILHELGVAVVTAAEDQASRLTVAAAESGPISIVEAERVVHAITAEAPAEPVATADESAFTWGLQAVRASTCAVDATGVRVAVLDTGFDVKHPDFTGRNVTTNSFIEGEDVQDGHGHGTHCIGTACGPRKPSAGPGYGVAYNADIYAGKVLSNRGSGSDGGILAGISWAIANGCSVVSMSLGAATQPGTPFSAVFEQAARRAMDLGTLIIAAAGNESSRASGHIACVGHPANCPSIMAVGAVNEAGAVADFSCGTVDAIGQVDVVAPGENVYSSWPAAEHKRLRGTSMATPHVAGIAALIAAQYKAKSWELWARLVQSSTRVKLPSTDVGAGLVQAP; the protein is encoded by the coding sequence ATGACAAGTCCACAAGACGCCGGTCTGACCGGCCGTTATCTGGTTCTGCTCGAAGACGACGCGGTCGCCGCGGGTGCGCGGGCGATGTCGCGGGTCGCGGGTCTGCGGATGGCCAGTACCGCCGACTTCGCGGGTGCGGCCGCGCCGTCGGTGTTCGGTGAGGCGGACGGCCTGATCCTGCACGAGCTCGGTGTCGCCGTGGTGACGGCGGCCGAGGACCAGGCCAGCAGGCTCACGGTCGCCGCCGCCGAGTCAGGTCCGATCTCGATCGTCGAGGCCGAACGGGTCGTGCACGCCATCACGGCGGAGGCTCCGGCCGAGCCGGTCGCGACGGCGGACGAGAGCGCGTTCACCTGGGGCCTGCAAGCGGTCCGTGCGTCGACGTGTGCCGTTGACGCGACAGGTGTGCGTGTCGCTGTGCTCGACACCGGCTTCGACGTCAAGCACCCGGACTTCACCGGGCGCAACGTCACCACCAATTCGTTCATCGAAGGCGAGGACGTGCAGGACGGCCACGGTCACGGCACGCACTGCATCGGCACGGCGTGCGGTCCGCGCAAGCCGTCCGCCGGTCCTGGCTACGGCGTCGCGTACAACGCGGACATCTACGCGGGCAAGGTGCTGAGCAACCGCGGTTCGGGTTCCGACGGCGGCATCCTGGCCGGGATCTCGTGGGCGATCGCCAACGGGTGCTCGGTGGTATCGATGTCCCTCGGCGCGGCAACCCAGCCGGGAACACCGTTTTCGGCGGTGTTCGAGCAGGCGGCCAGGCGCGCCATGGACCTCGGCACGTTGATCATCGCCGCGGCGGGCAACGAAAGCTCACGCGCGTCGGGTCACATCGCGTGCGTCGGTCACCCGGCCAACTGCCCGTCGATCATGGCGGTCGGTGCGGTGAACGAAGCCGGAGCGGTCGCGGACTTCTCCTGCGGCACGGTGGACGCCATCGGCCAGGTGGATGTCGTCGCGCCCGGCGAGAACGTCTACTCCAGTTGGCCTGCCGCGGAGCACAAGCGCCTGCGCGGCACCAGCATGGCGACACCGCACGTCGCAGGCATCGCGGCGCTCATCGCAGCCCAGTACAAAGCCAAGTCCTGGGAACTGTGGGCGCGTCTGGTGCAGAGCTCGACCCGCGTCAAGCTCCCGTCCACGGACGTCGGCGCGGGGCTTGTGCAAGCTCCATGA